A single region of the Actinomycetes bacterium genome encodes:
- a CDS encoding MFS transporter → MTVDTTVMNVSISALVEDLDTDVASIQGVITAYTLVMAASMITGGKLGDILGRRRALRIGLIVYGTGSAITAISPNVAVLLIGWSVLEGLGAALIMPSIVALIAGNFTGRKRASAYGVLAASAAVAVAAGPIIGGFVTASFSWRWVFVAEVFIAGGILVLTGKVPDVEMAEPKPKLDLVGAGLSAMGLALLVFGVLQSSSWGWISPKVAESTPGGPDATPAIAGISVTIFLILGGLVVLWWFTLWLSRLKKRNADPLFDPDLLDNRQLKGGLLLIGAQYLITNGVFFTIPLFLSIVLGLDSFQTGLRMLPLSIALIVVAPAVPKLLPAASPRKVVRGGLLLLAGATGLLAVLLDRAGVGAESVTVPFLLMGAGLGLLASQLGNVIVSSEPVERSSEVGGLQYTSQNLGASLGTALIGAVVIGSLSSLLISGISSSPEIDDELQEVATTSVSAGVDFVSDAALEEALAQTSLTAEESDAIVDANATARIGALQRGMIAACLFALLALFFTRRVPREPLTAPESATAAKAQDGARDD, encoded by the coding sequence ATGACGGTGGACACGACCGTCATGAACGTGTCGATCTCGGCGCTGGTCGAGGACCTCGACACCGACGTGGCCTCCATCCAGGGTGTGATCACCGCCTACACGCTCGTGATGGCGGCGTCGATGATCACCGGTGGCAAGCTCGGTGACATCCTCGGGAGACGCCGGGCGCTGCGGATCGGCCTCATCGTCTACGGCACGGGTTCCGCCATCACAGCCATCTCACCCAACGTGGCGGTGCTTCTCATCGGCTGGTCAGTTCTCGAAGGTCTCGGGGCGGCGCTGATCATGCCTTCGATCGTGGCGCTCATCGCGGGGAACTTCACCGGCCGCAAGCGCGCCAGTGCTTACGGGGTTCTTGCGGCGTCCGCGGCCGTGGCTGTGGCTGCCGGCCCGATCATCGGCGGCTTCGTGACCGCCAGCTTCTCGTGGCGCTGGGTCTTCGTGGCCGAGGTGTTCATCGCCGGAGGGATCCTCGTGCTCACGGGCAAGGTCCCCGACGTCGAGATGGCGGAGCCGAAACCGAAACTCGACCTCGTGGGCGCCGGGCTGTCTGCCATGGGGCTGGCACTGCTCGTGTTCGGTGTGCTGCAGTCATCCAGCTGGGGCTGGATCAGCCCCAAGGTGGCGGAGTCGACACCCGGCGGACCCGACGCCACTCCAGCGATCGCCGGGATCTCGGTGACCATCTTCCTCATCCTCGGCGGGTTGGTGGTCCTGTGGTGGTTCACCCTGTGGTTGTCCCGGCTGAAGAAGCGCAACGCCGACCCACTCTTTGACCCCGACCTGCTCGACAACCGCCAGCTCAAGGGCGGCCTCTTGCTGATCGGCGCTCAGTACCTGATCACCAACGGTGTGTTCTTCACGATTCCGCTGTTCCTGTCGATCGTGCTCGGCCTCGACTCGTTCCAGACCGGGTTGCGCATGCTCCCTCTCTCGATTGCCCTGATCGTCGTTGCGCCGGCCGTGCCGAAGTTGCTGCCGGCGGCGTCGCCCCGCAAGGTCGTGAGAGGCGGACTGTTGTTGCTCGCGGGGGCTACCGGGCTGCTCGCCGTGCTGCTCGACCGCGCCGGCGTCGGCGCCGAGTCGGTCACGGTGCCGTTCCTGCTCATGGGGGCAGGCCTGGGGCTGCTGGCGTCACAACTGGGCAACGTGATCGTGAGCTCCGAGCCCGTGGAACGCAGCAGCGAGGTGGGCGGCCTGCAGTACACCAGCCAGAACCTCGGCGCCTCGCTGGGCACGGCGCTGATCGGCGCTGTGGTGATCGGCTCGCTGTCGTCGCTGCTCATCTCCGGCATCTCTTCGTCCCCCGAGATCGACGACGAACTGCAGGAGGTCGCCACCACTTCGGTCAGCGCAGGGGTCGACTTCGTCTCCGACGCCGCCCTCGAAGAAGCCCTCGCCCAGACGTCCCTCACCGCTGAGGAGTCGGACGCCATAGTCGACGCCAACGCGACCGCGAGGATCGGGGCGCTGCAGCGAGGGATGATCGCGGCATGCCTGTTCGCGCTCCTGGCACTCTTCTTCACCCGTAGGGTGCCGCGCGAGCCCCTGACGGCCCCAGAATCCGCGACGGCAGCTAAGGCACAGGACGGAGCACGAGATGACTGA
- a CDS encoding MFS transporter, translating into MAPAPDTVAWPGRRPSPLLIWATTLTGITANTLISPVLPDIVADFGRSDAAAGPLVAAASLPGVLAAPVIGVLADRLGRRGVLVTCLAIFGTMGIAAALAPTYWFLVTARFLMGFGTAGLINLAVVLIGDHWDGTERVRQVGRNAAVLTAGLALLPLLSGVLGAIAGWRMSLAPSGLSLVTAWAAWRLLDDVRPPHAGMSLTQQLRAAGRTLRTPVMAATILSGFLIFVMIFGLFLTTLPVHLAEEFGLGAAPRGALLAVPSISSTLIALNLARLRELLGLRVLLVAGAVLFGLSLLGVGLAATVAGVVVGLLVYGAAEGATVPSLQETTAARAPDAQRGVVLAAWVAAVRLGQATGPLVFAVMLERLGTGPTLVVGSLVALPVLALHGLTPMGREYPVGRTD; encoded by the coding sequence ATGGCGCCTGCCCCCGACACGGTCGCATGGCCAGGTCGCAGGCCGTCCCCGCTGCTGATCTGGGCCACCACGCTCACAGGAATCACAGCGAACACCCTCATCTCGCCCGTGCTGCCCGACATCGTGGCGGACTTCGGCCGCTCGGATGCCGCCGCCGGCCCGTTGGTCGCGGCCGCGTCGCTCCCCGGGGTGCTGGCTGCGCCGGTGATCGGAGTGCTCGCCGACCGCCTCGGCCGGCGAGGAGTACTGGTGACGTGCCTCGCCATCTTCGGCACGATGGGCATCGCAGCGGCACTTGCCCCCACCTACTGGTTCCTCGTGACCGCACGCTTCCTGATGGGCTTCGGCACAGCCGGCCTGATCAATCTCGCTGTCGTGCTGATCGGCGACCACTGGGATGGCACCGAGCGAGTCCGACAGGTCGGCCGCAACGCGGCGGTACTGACCGCCGGATTGGCACTGCTCCCGCTCCTGTCCGGCGTACTCGGCGCGATCGCAGGGTGGCGCATGTCGCTCGCTCCGTCCGGGCTCAGCCTGGTGACCGCCTGGGCTGCTTGGCGCCTCCTCGACGACGTCCGGCCACCACATGCGGGGATGTCACTGACCCAGCAGCTCCGAGCCGCGGGACGAACCCTTCGCACACCGGTCATGGCGGCCACGATCCTTTCGGGCTTCCTCATCTTCGTGATGATCTTCGGCCTGTTCCTCACAACACTGCCGGTGCACCTCGCCGAGGAGTTCGGCCTCGGCGCCGCACCGCGCGGAGCGCTGCTCGCCGTGCCATCGATCAGCTCCACCCTGATCGCGCTCAATCTCGCCCGCCTTCGCGAGCTGCTCGGTCTGCGCGTACTGCTCGTCGCGGGGGCCGTGCTGTTCGGCCTGTCGTTGCTCGGCGTCGGGCTCGCGGCCACCGTTGCGGGGGTCGTCGTCGGCCTGCTCGTCTACGGGGCCGCCGAGGGAGCGACGGTGCCCTCGCTGCAGGAGACGACGGCTGCGCGGGCACCAGACGCGCAGCGGGGCGTCGTACTGGCGGCCTGGGTCGCGGCGGTGAGGCTCGGGCAGGCCACCGGACCTCTGGTGTTCGCGGTCATGCTCGAACGGCTCGGCACCGGGCCCACGCTCGTGGTCGGTTCCCTCGTGGCGCTACCGGTGCTGGCCCTGCACGGCCTCACTCCGATGGGCCGTGAGTACCCAGTCGGGCGGACCGACTGA
- a CDS encoding DUF839 domain-containing protein: MGDANEATDERVRIDRRGLFRWAGAAGMLGVAGAVTSCVAPWNGSGVTLPGVAGAVELPAGFTVRTIALGGVPIDSNGYSMPGFPDGAATFADPAVAGGWYLVVNHELPADGGVSSFRFAPDGTLLGASRILSGTTLNCAGGPTPWGTWLSCEEYDWGRVWECDPTGSAPPAVRPAMGSFAHEAAAVAGDGRVYMTEDRGDGGFYRFTPSAAGDLTAGLLEVATGTAPGPVAWVEVPDPTGLPTLTRDQVPSTMTFDGGEGIDTLGDKVWFTTKGDDRVWEYSVAGSAVSLRYQGGGASMLADVDNLWVDDPSATLLVAEDGDDMQVVAIRPDNSLFQVVRVVGQEGSEIAGPCFSPDGQRLYFSSQRAQVGAVGSVGLPLGATYEVSGPFDTLLSRP; the protein is encoded by the coding sequence GTGGGCGACGCGAACGAGGCCACCGACGAGAGGGTCAGAATCGACAGGCGCGGATTGTTCCGTTGGGCCGGCGCAGCCGGAATGCTCGGCGTTGCGGGAGCCGTCACGTCGTGTGTTGCTCCGTGGAACGGCTCCGGTGTGACCCTTCCGGGCGTGGCCGGCGCCGTCGAGCTGCCCGCAGGGTTCACCGTTCGCACCATCGCGCTGGGTGGGGTGCCCATCGACTCGAACGGCTACTCGATGCCGGGGTTCCCCGATGGAGCCGCCACCTTCGCCGACCCTGCCGTTGCCGGTGGGTGGTACCTGGTGGTCAATCACGAACTACCCGCCGATGGCGGAGTGTCGTCGTTTCGCTTCGCCCCCGACGGCACCTTGCTGGGTGCCAGTCGCATCCTGTCGGGAACCACGCTCAACTGTGCTGGTGGGCCGACTCCGTGGGGCACCTGGCTCAGCTGTGAGGAGTACGACTGGGGTCGGGTGTGGGAGTGCGACCCCACCGGATCGGCTCCGCCGGCGGTCCGCCCGGCGATGGGCTCGTTCGCCCACGAGGCGGCAGCGGTGGCCGGCGACGGCCGCGTGTACATGACCGAGGACCGCGGAGATGGAGGCTTCTACCGGTTCACGCCGTCCGCTGCGGGCGACCTCACAGCCGGTCTGCTCGAGGTGGCGACCGGCACCGCTCCGGGTCCGGTGGCCTGGGTGGAGGTCCCGGATCCGACCGGCCTGCCCACGCTCACGCGCGACCAGGTTCCGTCCACCATGACCTTCGACGGCGGGGAGGGCATCGACACCCTCGGCGATAAGGTCTGGTTCACCACCAAGGGCGATGACCGCGTGTGGGAGTACTCGGTCGCCGGATCCGCGGTCTCACTGCGCTACCAGGGCGGCGGCGCCTCCATGCTCGCCGATGTCGACAATCTCTGGGTCGACGACCCCTCCGCGACGCTTCTCGTGGCCGAGGACGGCGACGACATGCAGGTGGTCGCCATCCGACCCGACAACTCGCTGTTCCAGGTGGTCCGGGTGGTGGGCCAGGAAGGCAGCGAGATCGCGGGGCCCTGCTTCAGTCCCGACGGCCAGCGGCTCTACTTCAGCTCCCAGCGCGCGCAGGTGGGCGCCGTCGGCTCGGTGGGTCTGCCCCTGGGGGCGACCTACGAGGTGAGCGGCCCATTCGACACGCTGCTCTCGCGGCCCTGA
- a CDS encoding metal-dependent hydrolase produces MGTAENSITVRRPPTPSPTGDTRCRWSSASADFGAVADALSLLMPHLEPLAIATVREATTGLDPHSQVPGTAADWIRQEAAHQRAHRRYNDALLENSPALARVDRLIGHITGFLKRRRLRLRLAFTVGFEAVAYSVARWVEPRMATLFVGAEPATASMFLWHLAEEVEHKSVVHDVHVASGGSRAGRLGGGLLALAVVGPLTILGTLTLLAGRGRMLRPGTWGRLVSWSVSFAFSSLTAVGMLAATGHGPADLADPLWYKQYLRGSDPDTGSPMLWSPPGSGCSEPAQGRESSVSNGPLTS; encoded by the coding sequence ATGGGTACAGCGGAAAACAGCATCACTGTCCGTCGCCCGCCGACGCCGTCACCGACCGGCGACACCCGCTGCAGGTGGAGCAGCGCGTCGGCCGACTTCGGTGCCGTGGCCGACGCGCTGTCGCTCCTCATGCCGCACCTGGAGCCGCTGGCCATCGCCACCGTCCGCGAGGCGACCACGGGACTCGACCCCCACTCGCAGGTGCCAGGTACTGCAGCCGACTGGATTCGCCAGGAGGCCGCGCACCAGCGGGCGCACCGACGCTACAACGATGCCCTGCTCGAGAACTCCCCCGCCCTGGCTCGGGTGGACCGCCTCATCGGCCACATCACCGGGTTCCTCAAGCGGAGACGTCTGCGGCTGCGGCTCGCCTTCACCGTGGGATTCGAGGCCGTGGCCTACTCGGTGGCCCGATGGGTCGAGCCCCGCATGGCCACGCTGTTCGTTGGAGCCGAGCCCGCAACGGCCTCGATGTTCCTCTGGCACCTCGCCGAGGAGGTCGAGCACAAGTCAGTGGTGCACGACGTACACGTCGCCAGCGGCGGATCACGAGCCGGACGCCTCGGCGGTGGACTACTCGCGCTGGCCGTGGTCGGACCCCTGACGATCCTTGGGACGCTCACCCTTCTCGCTGGACGCGGCCGGATGCTGCGGCCCGGCACCTGGGGCCGTCTCGTGAGCTGGTCCGTCTCGTTCGCCTTCAGCTCCCTGACGGCGGTCGGGATGCTCGCGGCAACCGGGCATGGCCCGGCCGACCTTGCCGACCCGCTCTGGTACAAGCAGTACCTGCGTGGCAGCGACCCCGACACCGGGAGTCCGATGCTGTGGTCCCCACCCGGCTCAGGGTGTTCGGAGCCGGCTCAGGGCCGCGAGAGCAGCGTGTCGAATGGGCCGCTCACCTCGTAG
- a CDS encoding EAL domain-containing protein encodes MLRRGMASTSIVALDARRRAGTSDSASWIVGSIVIIVLVGLGLFFGDADLGDATPLETAIVVLKLSAGLSTAYLVYSHAASSRNRAYLALASTFMAVGWAAGGLLLVTDGGLIAGEQLIGTPQAAPWTTFFLQTILPVGVCGTAGIMWYDARSYRRPGRGTHVAASVGSSALVLVVAGALILGLGDNLPVLLDADGMPTDAWWWAWGTCTCAAIAALVAVLALGTARYSIVAGWMIGVASLTLASSMVYLGGPSEYSLAWLVAELLCLLSVLLMPYMMLSQLGRVERTARRVADEDMLTGLTSRSGLLARLEHEVERAKALGRKGALLWVDLDGFKALNDQLGHAKGDEALRTVATRLRLAARPNDTVARLAGDEFGMLVADLGDPGDADTIARRALDALREPVMLDEASPLLTASIGIVHFPDDDDDADNLLHRADLAMYEAKREGGDCLATFDQPMAERAQALATDRQRLARAIREDTFELHYQPLSNLGSGEHIGSEALLRWIRSGEVVAAGDFVPMAETNGQIRQLGRVVLDLLTRDLQEAEPLPAGFRVAVNLSVPELSDPDVSASLCEGELSSFLPNLTIEVTEGVMLTDHPGAVEHLRCMRAAGAAIALDDFGSGFANVEALAGLNPDLLKVDSAFTQRAGRGDESGIAFLEAARAIGSAIDAVVLAEGIETAEELEVVKQMGIEFGQGRLLGPPAPGLTV; translated from the coding sequence ATGCTCCGGAGAGGGATGGCCTCCACGTCCATAGTGGCCCTGGACGCCCGGCGCCGCGCCGGCACATCGGACTCCGCAAGCTGGATCGTCGGCTCGATCGTCATCATCGTGCTGGTCGGTCTCGGTCTCTTCTTCGGCGACGCCGATCTCGGAGACGCAACCCCACTCGAGACCGCCATCGTGGTGCTCAAGCTGAGCGCCGGGTTGTCGACGGCCTACCTCGTCTATTCCCACGCGGCCTCGTCGCGCAACCGTGCGTACCTCGCCCTGGCCAGCACGTTCATGGCAGTCGGATGGGCAGCCGGTGGGCTGCTGTTGGTGACAGATGGAGGCCTGATCGCCGGGGAGCAGCTGATCGGCACTCCCCAGGCAGCACCGTGGACGACGTTCTTCCTGCAAACCATCCTGCCCGTTGGGGTCTGCGGCACTGCGGGCATCATGTGGTACGACGCCCGCTCATACCGCCGCCCGGGCCGCGGCACCCACGTCGCGGCCTCGGTGGGCAGCTCGGCCCTCGTACTCGTTGTGGCGGGCGCCTTGATCCTGGGGCTCGGCGACAACCTGCCGGTCCTGCTCGACGCAGACGGCATGCCAACCGACGCCTGGTGGTGGGCCTGGGGGACTTGCACCTGCGCAGCGATCGCAGCACTCGTCGCGGTGCTGGCGCTCGGCACAGCGCGCTACAGCATCGTCGCCGGATGGATGATCGGCGTGGCCTCCCTGACGCTGGCTTCGTCGATGGTCTACCTGGGCGGCCCCAGTGAGTACTCCCTCGCGTGGCTGGTCGCAGAGTTACTCTGCCTGCTGTCGGTGTTGCTGATGCCCTACATGATGCTCAGCCAGCTGGGTCGCGTGGAGCGCACGGCCCGCAGGGTCGCCGACGAGGACATGCTGACCGGCCTCACCAGTAGGTCCGGACTGCTGGCTCGGCTGGAGCACGAGGTCGAGCGGGCCAAGGCCCTCGGCCGCAAGGGGGCGCTGCTCTGGGTTGATCTCGATGGCTTCAAGGCACTCAACGACCAGCTCGGCCATGCCAAGGGCGACGAGGCGCTGCGCACCGTCGCAACCAGGCTGAGGCTAGCGGCGCGGCCCAACGACACGGTCGCCCGGCTTGCTGGAGACGAGTTCGGCATGCTGGTCGCGGACCTGGGCGACCCGGGCGACGCCGACACCATCGCCCGGCGGGCACTCGATGCCCTCCGGGAGCCGGTGATGCTGGATGAGGCGTCGCCCCTGCTGACCGCCTCCATCGGCATCGTCCACTTCCCTGATGACGACGACGACGCCGACAACCTGCTGCACCGGGCGGACCTCGCGATGTACGAGGCGAAGCGCGAGGGCGGCGACTGCCTCGCGACATTCGACCAGCCGATGGCCGAACGTGCCCAGGCACTTGCGACCGACCGCCAACGCCTTGCGAGGGCCATCCGGGAGGACACCTTCGAGCTCCACTACCAACCGCTCAGCAACCTGGGTTCGGGCGAGCACATCGGATCGGAGGCCCTGTTGCGCTGGATCCGCAGCGGAGAGGTCGTCGCGGCCGGCGACTTCGTGCCCATGGCCGAGACAAACGGCCAGATCCGCCAACTGGGACGCGTCGTGCTCGACTTGCTCACCCGGGACCTGCAAGAGGCAGAGCCCCTTCCCGCGGGATTCAGGGTGGCGGTGAACCTGTCGGTGCCGGAGCTGTCCGACCCCGACGTCTCGGCCTCGCTGTGCGAGGGAGAGCTATCGAGCTTCCTGCCGAACCTGACCATCGAGGTCACCGAGGGCGTGATGCTCACCGATCACCCGGGCGCGGTGGAGCACCTGCGCTGCATGCGGGCGGCCGGTGCCGCCATAGCGCTGGATGACTTCGGTTCGGGCTTCGCGAACGTGGAGGCCCTCGCCGGGCTCAACCCGGACCTGCTGAAGGTCGACTCGGCATTCACCCAGCGCGCGGGGCGCGGCGACGAATCCGGCATCGCGTTCCTGGAAGCGGCCCGCGCCATTGGTTCGGCGATCGACGCAGTCGTGCTGGCAGAAGGCATCGAGACCGCCGAGGAGCTCGAGGTCGTGAAGCAGATGGGAATCGAGTTCGGCCAGGGCCGTCTCCTCGGCCCGCCTGCGCCCGGTTTGACGGTCTGA
- a CDS encoding MMPL family transporter, producing MFTRLGTWCVRRRGVVVLAWIAALFLLGGVVGAVGSDVRTDFDLPDVESRAGFEVLEDRFEGFGAGAPGQIVFQNDEAFADPAVVAAVQDYLAEVDAIEGTTVIGPFSPPAQDPAAALAAMSDFLGDDLDPETLAGPSQVSADGTIAYASVELPGETDQESAAEFAEEVEALAPAVDGLRIEYGGQIFGDFEPPQSEILGLAFAIVILIAAFGSVLAMGLPIGVALGGIGVGSTLLLLLSNVMSMPDFAATLGIMIGLGVGIDYALFIVTRYREQLSSGHDVEESVAIAMDTSGRAVAFAAITVVISLMGMLIMGVSFVNGLAIGSATVVTMTLLASLTLLPALLGFAGRRIEVTRWRGLIAAALVVVGLLGIGLQILAPMAILLVVLPAVVVVLLAGLAFAPLKKVVPARPEKPLRDTFSYRWSRFVQARPWAVALGSSAVLVLLALPVFGMRLGFSDAGNNPEDTTTRQAYDLLAEGFGPGSNGQILLATDIEGTVDPAALAATTSAISATPGVQSVSGPIPNTLTDPGSTEVSAAVWQVQAETSPQDAATTDLVHTLRDEVLPQVEPPGTDIHVTGFVAVTVDFSDYLSARLGWFFGAVLALSFLLLMVVFRSLLVPFKAVVMNLLSIGAAYGLMVAVFQWGWMKDVFGVEPAPVEPFLPMVMFAIVFGLSMDYEVFLLSRIHEEWVRTGDSKESVADGLAATAKVITAAAAIMVFVFGSFMLEDDRSIKLLGFGLAVAVFLDATIVRMLLVPATMELLGDRNWWLPRWLDRIVPHINVEGSTENVDEELARELGEEREPELVS from the coding sequence GTGTTCACTCGACTCGGCACCTGGTGCGTGCGCCGTCGCGGCGTAGTGGTGCTCGCATGGATCGCCGCACTGTTCCTCCTCGGAGGCGTGGTCGGCGCCGTCGGCAGTGATGTACGCACCGACTTCGACCTCCCCGACGTCGAGAGCCGAGCAGGCTTCGAAGTGCTCGAGGACCGTTTCGAGGGATTCGGCGCAGGCGCACCCGGCCAGATCGTGTTCCAGAACGACGAGGCATTCGCCGACCCCGCAGTCGTCGCTGCGGTACAGGACTACCTCGCCGAGGTCGACGCGATCGAGGGCACCACCGTCATCGGACCGTTCTCGCCCCCCGCGCAGGATCCTGCCGCCGCGCTGGCTGCGATGTCGGACTTCCTGGGTGACGACCTCGACCCCGAGACGCTCGCCGGCCCCTCCCAGGTGTCCGCCGACGGCACGATCGCGTACGCGAGCGTCGAACTCCCCGGTGAGACCGACCAGGAGTCGGCCGCCGAGTTCGCGGAGGAGGTCGAGGCGCTCGCACCCGCGGTCGACGGCCTGCGCATCGAGTACGGCGGGCAGATCTTCGGCGACTTCGAGCCCCCGCAGTCGGAGATCCTCGGGCTCGCGTTCGCGATCGTCATCCTCATCGCCGCATTCGGGTCCGTGCTGGCCATGGGCCTGCCGATCGGCGTTGCGCTCGGCGGCATCGGCGTCGGGAGCACCTTGTTGCTCCTGCTGTCCAACGTGATGTCGATGCCTGACTTCGCGGCCACGCTCGGCATCATGATCGGCCTCGGAGTGGGAATCGACTACGCGCTGTTCATCGTGACCCGGTACCGGGAACAGCTCTCATCAGGCCACGACGTGGAGGAGTCGGTCGCTATCGCGATGGACACCTCCGGCCGGGCGGTGGCGTTCGCAGCCATAACCGTCGTGATCTCACTGATGGGCATGCTCATCATGGGCGTGAGCTTCGTGAACGGCCTGGCCATCGGCTCGGCGACCGTGGTCACCATGACACTGCTCGCCTCACTGACACTGCTTCCGGCACTGCTCGGCTTCGCGGGCCGCCGCATCGAGGTGACCCGCTGGCGCGGGCTCATCGCGGCCGCCCTGGTGGTTGTCGGACTGCTCGGCATCGGCCTGCAGATCCTGGCCCCCATGGCCATCCTGCTGGTGGTGCTGCCTGCGGTGGTCGTGGTGCTGCTGGCGGGACTCGCATTCGCACCGCTCAAGAAGGTGGTTCCGGCCCGCCCCGAGAAGCCGTTGCGCGATACGTTCTCGTACCGCTGGAGCCGCTTCGTACAGGCGCGGCCCTGGGCCGTCGCCCTGGGCAGCAGTGCAGTCCTGGTCCTGTTGGCACTGCCGGTGTTCGGCATGCGACTCGGGTTCTCCGATGCTGGCAACAATCCCGAGGACACCACCACCCGCCAGGCGTATGACCTGCTCGCGGAGGGTTTCGGCCCCGGCTCCAACGGCCAGATCCTGCTCGCCACCGATATCGAGGGCACTGTCGACCCGGCCGCTCTGGCGGCCACCACCTCGGCGATTTCCGCCACCCCCGGGGTCCAGTCGGTCTCGGGCCCGATCCCGAACACCCTCACGGACCCGGGTTCGACCGAGGTGAGCGCGGCCGTCTGGCAGGTTCAGGCCGAGACCTCACCGCAGGACGCGGCCACCACCGACCTCGTGCACACGCTGCGCGACGAGGTCCTCCCCCAGGTCGAGCCGCCGGGAACCGACATCCACGTGACCGGCTTCGTGGCGGTGACGGTGGACTTCTCGGACTACCTCTCTGCCCGCCTCGGCTGGTTCTTCGGCGCGGTGCTCGCGTTGAGCTTCCTGTTGCTGATGGTCGTGTTCCGCTCGCTGCTCGTGCCATTCAAGGCCGTGGTGATGAACCTGCTCTCGATCGGCGCCGCGTATGGCCTCATGGTGGCCGTGTTCCAGTGGGGCTGGATGAAGGACGTGTTCGGGGTGGAACCTGCCCCGGTCGAGCCGTTCCTGCCAATGGTGATGTTCGCCATCGTGTTCGGCCTGTCGATGGACTACGAGGTGTTCCTGCTGTCCCGCATCCACGAGGAGTGGGTGCGCACGGGCGACTCCAAGGAGTCGGTCGCCGACGGCCTGGCGGCGACCGCCAAGGTGATCACCGCTGCCGCGGCAATCATGGTGTTCGTGTTCGGCAGCTTCATGCTGGAGGACGACCGCTCGATCAAGCTGTTGGGATTCGGCCTGGCCGTGGCCGTGTTCCTGGACGCGACCATCGTGAGGATGCTGCTCGTGCCCGCGACCATGGAACTGCTGGGTGACCGCAACTGGTGGTTGCCCCGCTGGCTGGACCGAATCGTGCCCCACATCAACGTTGAGGGCAGCACCGAGAACGTCGACGAGGAACTGGCCCGCGAGCTCGGCGAGGAACGCGAACCCGAGCTGGTCTCCTAA
- a CDS encoding pyrophosphate--fructose-6-phosphate 1-phosphotransferase — protein sequence MPVRRAAFLTAGGLAPCLSAAVGGLIERYTQAAPEVELIGYLDGYAGLLGGDYVTVTPEVRSRAHLLAGFGGSPIGNSRVKLSNVEDCVRRGLVKEGEDPLRVAAEQLVGDGVDVLHTIGGDDTSLVAANLAAYLRDNDAELTVVGLPKTIDNDIVPVAQTLGAWTAAEQGALFARNILAEHSSNPRMLIVHEVMGRGCGWLTAATAREYRKWLVSQEFAGFVDGPAKWDVHAVYIPELEVDLEAEAERLRGVMDELGCVNIFLSEGAGVDSIVARMTEAGEAPARDAFGHVKLDTINPGAWYADQFAKRTGAEKKMIQKSGYFSRSAAPNQADLELIGRCADLAVKAALRGESGLVGVDAEAGEELSVIDFARVAGGGSFAPDTDWFQEMLHSIGQPLGRPV from the coding sequence ATGCCCGTTCGTCGCGCCGCCTTCCTGACCGCCGGCGGCCTCGCCCCTTGCCTGTCAGCTGCGGTGGGGGGCCTGATCGAGAGGTACACGCAGGCAGCGCCCGAGGTCGAGCTGATCGGATACCTGGACGGCTACGCAGGGTTGCTGGGAGGCGACTACGTCACCGTCACACCCGAGGTTCGTTCGCGGGCCCACCTGCTGGCCGGATTCGGTGGCAGCCCGATCGGCAACAGCAGGGTCAAGCTCAGCAACGTCGAGGACTGCGTCCGTCGCGGTCTCGTGAAGGAGGGCGAGGACCCCCTGCGCGTCGCCGCGGAGCAGCTGGTCGGCGACGGAGTCGACGTGCTCCATACGATCGGTGGCGATGACACCAGCCTGGTGGCGGCGAACCTCGCCGCCTACCTGCGCGACAACGACGCGGAGCTGACGGTTGTCGGGTTGCCCAAGACCATCGACAACGACATCGTGCCTGTGGCGCAGACGCTGGGCGCCTGGACGGCTGCCGAGCAGGGGGCGTTGTTCGCCCGGAACATCCTTGCCGAACACTCGTCCAACCCGCGGATGCTCATCGTGCATGAGGTGATGGGCCGGGGCTGCGGTTGGCTCACTGCTGCGACAGCGCGTGAGTACCGCAAGTGGCTCGTCTCGCAGGAGTTCGCCGGCTTCGTCGACGGCCCCGCGAAGTGGGACGTCCACGCGGTGTACATCCCGGAGCTCGAGGTCGACCTGGAGGCCGAGGCCGAGCGCCTGCGGGGCGTCATGGACGAACTCGGCTGCGTCAACATCTTCCTGTCCGAGGGCGCGGGGGTCGATTCGATCGTCGCCCGCATGACCGAGGCGGGTGAGGCTCCGGCGAGGGATGCCTTCGGCCACGTCAAGCTCGACACGATCAACCCCGGTGCGTGGTATGCGGACCAGTTCGCCAAGCGGACGGGTGCCGAGAAGAAGATGATCCAAAAGAGCGGGTACTTCAGTCGATCGGCTGCACCCAACCAGGCCGACCTGGAGCTGATCGGTCGTTGTGCCGATCTTGCGGTGAAAGCAGCACTGAGGGGCGAGAGCGGTCTGGTCGGCGTCGATGCAGAGGCCGGCGAAGAGCTCTCCGTCATCGACTTCGCCCGGGTCGCCGGCGGGGGTTCCTTTGCCCCGGACACCGACTGGTTCCAGGAGATGCTCCACTCGATCGGCCAGCCGCTCGGCCGGCCTGTCTGA
- a CDS encoding GlsB/YeaQ/YmgE family stress response membrane protein gives MIILAILGIGMFAGWFANLVLGGGTQPKDWGEVLVAGVVGSFVGGLLGSLIWSDDLAIHPSGIIGSVVGAIIVLAIWRAVRSRS, from the coding sequence ATGATCATCCTCGCCATCCTCGGAATCGGCATGTTCGCCGGCTGGTTCGCGAACCTCGTGCTCGGTGGCGGCACCCAGCCCAAGGACTGGGGCGAGGTGCTCGTGGCCGGAGTCGTGGGGTCCTTCGTGGGTGGGTTGCTCGGCAGTCTGATCTGGAGCGACGATCTGGCGATCCATCCGAGCGGCATCATCGGCTCGGTCGTGGGAGCCATCATCGTGCTCGCCATCTGGCGCGCCGTACGCTCCCGTTCCTGA